The Pseudomonas orientalis genome contains a region encoding:
- a CDS encoding DUF2126 domain-containing protein → MSIHVALHHVTHYRYDRAVELGPQIVRLRPAAHSRTRILSYALKVLPEQHFINWQQDPQGNYLARLVFPEKTDELRVEVDLVAEMAVFNPFDFFLEPYAENIPFSYAADEQRELAPYLETLPLTPKFAAYLAGIDRTPLPAVDFLVGLNQRLAADIGYLIRMEPGVQNPEFTLENASGSCRDSAWLLVQLLRNLGLAARFVSGYLIQLTADVKALDGPSGTDVDFTDLHAWCEVYLPGAGWIGLDATSGLFAGEGHIPLACSPDPSSAAPISGLVEPCECEFSHEMSVERLWEAPRVTKPYTEEQWLAIQALGRQIDADLHRDDVRLTMGGEPTFVSIDDPDGAEWNTAALGPDKRRLSAELFQRLRRHYAPHGLVHFGQGKWYPGEQLPRWSLNCYWRRDGVPIWHNSALIADEQADYGADGVLAGRFLASVAERLKLPARFVFPAFEDNFYYLWREGALPQNVTAQDPRLSDDLERERLRKVFNQGLDKVIGQVLPLARTAANDRWQSGRWYLRDNHCRLVPGDSPLGYRLPLASQPWVTAAQYPFVHPTDPNQEQPPLPTTAQLHSHDEPAPSDERVPQVDESADWLTRTALCAEAREGRLYLFMPPLERVEDYLELVTAIEATAEELHCPVLLEGYEPPSDTRLSNFRVTPDPGVIEVNVQPSATWDELVERTEFLYEEARQTRLTTEKFMIDGRHTGTGGGNHFVLGGATPKDSPFLRRPDLLRSLISYWHNHPSLSYLFSGLFIGPTSQAPRVDEARNDALYELEIAFAQMPEPGEECPPWLVDRLLRNLLIDVTGNTHRAEFCIDKLYSPDGATGRLGLLELRAFEMPPHARMSLTQQLLLRALVARFWREPYAPPKLARWGTELHDRFLLPHFIEQDFADVIVELNAAGYPLRAEWFAAHLEFRFPKVGDYAVSGIELELRQALEPWHVLGEEGAVGGTVRYVDSSLERLQVKLSGLAPQRYVLTCNGIPVPLQPTGRVGEFVAGVRYRAWQPANCLQPTIAVHAPLVFDLVDTWMQRSLGGCQYHVAHPGGRNYDSLPVNANEAESRRMARFFRLGHSPGKLDVAPVVVNDELPMTLDLRRFPNKND, encoded by the coding sequence GTGTCGATTCATGTCGCGTTGCACCACGTTACGCATTACCGCTACGACCGTGCTGTCGAACTCGGCCCGCAAATTGTGCGATTGCGCCCGGCCGCCCATAGCCGCACGCGGATACTGTCCTATGCGCTGAAGGTGCTGCCCGAGCAGCACTTTATCAACTGGCAGCAGGACCCCCAGGGTAATTACCTGGCGCGCCTGGTATTCCCGGAAAAGACTGACGAGCTGCGCGTAGAGGTCGATCTGGTCGCCGAGATGGCGGTATTCAATCCATTCGATTTTTTCCTCGAGCCCTACGCCGAAAACATCCCTTTCAGCTATGCCGCCGATGAGCAGCGCGAACTGGCGCCCTACCTGGAAACGTTGCCGCTGACGCCGAAGTTTGCCGCCTACCTGGCCGGTATCGACCGCACGCCGCTGCCGGCCGTGGATTTTCTGGTCGGACTCAACCAGCGCCTGGCCGCCGATATCGGCTACCTGATCCGCATGGAGCCGGGGGTGCAAAACCCGGAGTTCACCCTGGAAAATGCCTCGGGCTCATGCCGCGATTCGGCCTGGCTGCTGGTGCAGCTGCTGCGCAACCTGGGGCTGGCGGCGCGGTTTGTCTCCGGCTATCTGATCCAGCTTACCGCCGATGTCAAAGCCCTGGATGGCCCCTCCGGCACCGACGTGGATTTCACCGACCTGCACGCCTGGTGCGAGGTGTATCTGCCCGGCGCCGGCTGGATCGGCCTGGACGCCACCTCGGGCTTGTTCGCCGGTGAAGGCCATATCCCGTTGGCCTGCAGCCCCGATCCGTCTTCTGCGGCACCGATCAGTGGCTTGGTTGAACCGTGCGAGTGCGAGTTCAGCCACGAGATGTCGGTGGAGCGCCTCTGGGAAGCGCCACGGGTGACCAAGCCCTACACCGAAGAGCAATGGCTGGCGATCCAGGCCCTGGGCCGGCAGATTGATGCTGACCTGCACAGGGACGATGTGCGCCTGACCATGGGTGGCGAACCGACGTTCGTCTCTATCGATGACCCCGACGGCGCCGAATGGAATACCGCCGCCCTGGGCCCGGACAAGCGCCGGCTGTCCGCCGAGCTGTTCCAGCGCCTGCGCAGGCACTACGCGCCGCACGGCCTGGTGCATTTCGGCCAGGGCAAGTGGTACCCCGGCGAGCAGTTGCCGCGCTGGTCGCTCAATTGCTACTGGCGTCGCGACGGCGTGCCGATCTGGCACAACAGCGCGTTGATCGCCGATGAGCAAGCCGACTACGGTGCGGATGGCGTACTGGCCGGGCGCTTCCTGGCCAGTGTCGCCGAGCGTCTCAAGCTGCCGGCCCGTTTCGTGTTCCCGGCGTTTGAAGACAATTTTTACTATCTGTGGCGCGAGGGCGCGCTACCGCAGAACGTCACCGCCCAGGACCCGCGCCTGAGCGATGACCTGGAGCGCGAGCGCCTGCGCAAAGTCTTCAACCAGGGCCTGGATAAAGTCATTGGCCAAGTGCTGCCGCTGGCGCGCACCGCCGCCAATGATCGCTGGCAGAGCGGGCGCTGGTACCTGCGCGACAACCATTGCCGCCTGGTGCCGGGCGACTCGCCGTTGGGTTATCGACTGCCGTTGGCCTCACAGCCGTGGGTGACAGCGGCGCAATATCCGTTTGTGCATCCGACCGACCCGAATCAGGAGCAACCGCCGCTGCCGACCACCGCCCAACTGCATAGTCATGACGAACCGGCCCCGAGTGATGAGCGCGTGCCGCAGGTCGATGAATCCGCCGACTGGCTGACCCGCACTGCGCTGTGCGCCGAAGCGCGGGAAGGGCGCCTGTACCTGTTTATGCCGCCGCTGGAGCGTGTCGAGGATTACCTGGAACTGGTGACCGCCATCGAGGCGACCGCCGAAGAACTGCATTGCCCGGTGCTGCTGGAAGGCTACGAGCCGCCTTCGGATACACGCCTGAGCAATTTCCGAGTGACGCCGGACCCCGGCGTGATCGAAGTCAACGTGCAGCCGTCCGCCACCTGGGACGAGTTGGTGGAGCGCACCGAATTCCTCTACGAAGAGGCGCGGCAAACCCGCCTGACCACGGAAAAGTTCATGATCGACGGTCGTCATACCGGCACCGGCGGCGGCAACCATTTTGTGCTGGGCGGCGCCACGCCCAAGGATTCACCGTTTCTGCGCCGGCCCGACCTGCTGCGCAGCTTGATCAGTTATTGGCACAACCACCCCTCGCTGTCCTATCTGTTTTCCGGCCTGTTTATCGGCCCCACGTCCCAGGCGCCGAGAGTGGATGAGGCGCGCAACGACGCGCTGTATGAGCTGGAAATTGCCTTTGCGCAAATGCCCGAGCCGGGCGAAGAATGCCCGCCCTGGTTGGTCGACCGTTTGCTGCGTAACCTGCTGATCGACGTCACGGGCAATACCCATCGCGCCGAGTTCTGCATCGACAAACTCTATTCCCCCGATGGCGCCACCGGCCGCCTGGGCCTGCTGGAACTGCGCGCCTTTGAAATGCCGCCCCATGCGCGCATGAGTCTGACCCAGCAGTTGCTGTTGCGGGCGCTGGTCGCGCGGTTCTGGCGTGAACCTTACGCGCCACCGAAGTTGGCGCGCTGGGGCACCGAACTGCATGATCGCTTCCTGTTGCCGCACTTTATCGAGCAGGACTTCGCCGATGTGATCGTCGAGCTCAATGCCGCCGGTTATCCGCTGCGCGCCGAGTGGTTTGCTGCGCACCTGGAGTTTCGTTTTCCCAAGGTCGGTGACTATGCCGTCAGCGGTATCGAGCTGGAACTGCGCCAGGCCCTGGAACCCTGGCATGTGCTGGGCGAGGAGGGCGCGGTCGGCGGTACGGTGCGCTATGTGGACTCATCCTTGGAACGTCTGCAAGTGAAGTTGAGCGGCTTGGCACCGCAACGTTATGTACTGACCTGCAATGGCATCCCGGTGCCGCTGCAGCCGACCGGCCGCGTCGGCGAGTTTGTCGCCGGCGTGCGTTACCGCGCCTGGCAACCGGCCAACTGCCTGCAGCCGACCATCGCGGTGCATGCGCCACTGGTATTTGACCTGGTGGACACCTGGATGCAGCGCTCGCTGGGCGGTTGCCAGTACCATGTCGCCCATCCGGGCGGGCGCAATTACGACAGCTTGCCGGTGAATGCCAATGAAGCCGAGAGCCGGCGGATGGCGCGGTTTTTCCGCTTGGGACATAGTCCGGGCAAGCTGGACGTGGCGCCTGTCGTCGTTAACGATGAGTTACCAATGACCCTCGACCTGCGGCGTTTCCCCAATAAAAATGACTGA
- a CDS encoding Hcp family type VI secretion system effector → MATDMFLKLADIKGESKDQGHRDEIEISKWGWGMSQTGSMHTGSGGGAGKVNIENLSISKVMDKSSPNLMMACSTGKHYPEARLVVRKAGGSSAVEYLVITMKEVMVTSYQTDAVTTSDVLTEVIGLNFATIEVSYQPQKADGGKDGGAVKYGWNIRQNVKI, encoded by the coding sequence ATGGCAACTGATATGTTTTTAAAGCTCGCAGACATCAAGGGTGAGTCCAAAGACCAGGGGCATCGCGATGAAATCGAAATCAGCAAATGGGGTTGGGGCATGTCCCAGACAGGCTCCATGCACACCGGCAGCGGCGGCGGTGCCGGCAAGGTCAATATTGAAAATCTGTCTATCTCCAAGGTCATGGACAAGTCTTCACCCAACCTGATGATGGCCTGCTCCACCGGCAAGCATTACCCCGAGGCCAGGCTGGTGGTGCGCAAGGCCGGCGGCAGCAGCGCCGTGGAGTATCTGGTAATCACGATGAAGGAGGTCATGGTCACCTCCTACCAAACCGACGCAGTAACGACGAGCGACGTACTGACTGAAGTAATCGGCCTGAATTTCGCCACCATCGAAGTCAGCTATCAGCCGCAGAAGGCCGACGGAGGCAAAGACGGTGGCGCGGTCAAATACGGCTGGAACATTCGCCAAAACGTCAAAATCTGA
- a CDS encoding NAD synthetase codes for MTSSVLKDGFPSAHLATREWIESSIDLRKLFAAIDADPAIVGAGVVYLDAQMRAIVLREFQPICSVAPKKVLLREAPGYVGRVEFARRLANEPRESQVAFEAVNTALACTPALISWLVIAGGLALSPFTFGGSGVAAAISVVGASASTFQCALGIRRTRNEFVDPALNDELDRNEWYQAITIGLDAASLLGAGNTAMSTIRMVSTLKKATGKNTHQVLKGLNRQERVKLTKELLSINHPDMTRKMIKLKQMAGEIPKRYTSAEVKHGTVLQMLDALGAVSAVAGSVRAGNIRIIAVGLYEEISE; via the coding sequence ATGACTTCCAGCGTGTTGAAAGACGGGTTTCCCAGTGCGCACCTCGCGACGCGGGAGTGGATTGAAAGCAGCATTGATCTACGAAAATTGTTTGCGGCGATTGATGCCGATCCCGCCATCGTCGGTGCGGGGGTGGTGTATCTGGATGCGCAGATGCGGGCGATTGTGCTGCGCGAGTTTCAGCCGATTTGCAGTGTGGCGCCGAAGAAGGTGCTTTTGCGTGAGGCGCCGGGCTATGTCGGGCGGGTGGAGTTTGCTCGGCGCTTGGCGAATGAGCCGCGTGAGTCGCAGGTGGCGTTTGAGGCGGTGAATACAGCGTTGGCGTGTACTCCTGCGCTGATCAGCTGGTTGGTGATCGCCGGAGGATTAGCATTGAGTCCTTTTACTTTTGGGGGCTCTGGGGTCGCGGCTGCGATAAGCGTTGTAGGCGCGTCAGCCAGCACGTTTCAATGCGCCCTGGGTATTCGACGAACGCGAAATGAATTTGTAGACCCAGCGCTGAATGACGAACTGGACCGCAATGAATGGTACCAAGCCATAACGATTGGGCTAGACGCCGCTTCGTTATTAGGTGCTGGCAACACAGCAATGTCTACGATTCGAATGGTCAGTACGCTTAAAAAGGCAACGGGGAAAAATACGCATCAGGTACTCAAGGGGTTAAATCGGCAGGAGCGGGTCAAGCTCACCAAGGAGCTACTGAGTATCAACCATCCGGACATGACCCGGAAAATGATCAAGCTGAAACAAATGGCTGGAGAGATACCCAAGCGCTATACCTCGGCAGAAGTAAAGCATGGAACCGTCTTGCAGATGCTGGATGCTCTTGGTGCCGTATCGGCCGTTGCCGGCAGTGTACGGGCCGGGAACATCCGGATCATCGCAGTTGGGTTGTATGAGGAAATTTCAGAATGA
- a CDS encoding YgiQ family radical SAM protein → MQTAKPLFDYPKYWAECFGPAPFLPMSREEMDQLGWDSCDIIIVTGDAYVDHPSFGMAIIGRLLESQGFRVGIIAQPNWQSKDDFMKLGEPNLFFGVAAGNMDSMINRYTADKKIRSDDAYTPGGMAGKRPDRASLVYSQRCKEAYKNVPIVLGGIEASLRRIAHYDYWQDRVRNSILIDATADILLYGNAERAIVEVAQRLSWGHKIEDITDVRGTAFIRRDTPAGWYEVDSTRIDRPGKVDKIINPYVNTQDTQACAIEQEKGPVDDPEEAKVVQILASPRMTRDKTVIRLPSVEKVRGDAVLYAHANRVLHLETNPGNARALVQKHGEVDVWFNPPPIPMTTEEMDYVFGMPYARVPHPAYGKEKIPAYDMIRFSVNIMRGCFGGCTFCSITEHEGRIIQNRSEESIIREIEEIRDKVPGFTGVISDLGGPTANMYRIACKSPEIESACRKPSCVFPGICPNLNTDHSSLIQLYRSARALPGVKKILIASGLRYDLAVESPEYVKELVTHHVGGYLKIAPEHTEEGPLNQMMKPGIGSYDKFKRMFEKYTKEAGKEQYLIPYFIAAHPGTTDEDMMNLALWLKGNGFRADQVQAFYPSPMATATAMYHSGKNPLRKVTYKSDAVTIVKSEEQRRLHKAFLRYHDPKGWPMLREALTRMGRADLIGPGKDQLIPLHQPSTDSYQSARRKNSTPAGSHKVARETTTKILTQHTGLPPRGSDGSNPWDKREQAKAAAQARNKQAAKERTDAAKGKGGKPVRKPVVPR, encoded by the coding sequence ATGCAAACAGCCAAGCCGTTATTTGACTATCCCAAGTACTGGGCCGAATGTTTCGGTCCTGCGCCATTCCTGCCGATGAGCAGGGAGGAGATGGATCAGCTTGGCTGGGATTCCTGCGACATCATCATCGTCACTGGTGATGCCTACGTTGACCATCCGTCGTTCGGCATGGCGATCATCGGCCGGCTGCTGGAGTCCCAGGGCTTTCGCGTCGGGATCATCGCCCAGCCGAACTGGCAGTCCAAAGACGACTTCATGAAGCTCGGCGAGCCGAACCTGTTCTTCGGCGTCGCGGCCGGCAACATGGACTCGATGATCAACCGTTACACCGCCGACAAGAAAATCCGCTCCGACGACGCCTACACCCCAGGCGGCATGGCCGGCAAACGCCCGGACCGTGCGAGCCTGGTGTACAGCCAGCGCTGCAAGGAAGCCTACAAGAACGTGCCGATCGTACTCGGCGGTATCGAAGCCTCCCTGCGCCGCATCGCCCACTACGATTACTGGCAGGACCGCGTGCGCAACTCGATCCTGATCGACGCCACCGCCGATATCCTGCTCTACGGCAACGCCGAGCGGGCCATCGTCGAAGTTGCTCAGCGCCTGTCGTGGGGCCACAAGATCGAAGACATCACCGACGTGCGCGGCACCGCGTTCATTCGCCGTGACACCCCGGCGGGCTGGTACGAAGTGGACTCCACGCGCATCGACCGCCCGGGCAAGGTCGACAAGATCATCAACCCCTACGTCAACACCCAGGACACCCAGGCCTGCGCCATCGAGCAGGAGAAAGGGCCGGTTGATGATCCGGAAGAAGCCAAGGTCGTACAGATCCTGGCCAGCCCGCGCATGACCCGCGACAAGACCGTGATCCGCCTGCCGTCGGTGGAAAAGGTCCGTGGCGACGCGGTGCTCTACGCCCACGCCAACCGCGTGTTGCACCTGGAAACCAACCCAGGCAACGCCCGCGCCCTGGTGCAGAAGCATGGTGAAGTGGACGTGTGGTTCAACCCGCCGCCCATTCCGATGACCACCGAAGAAATGGACTACGTGTTCGGCATGCCTTACGCCCGTGTCCCGCACCCGGCGTACGGCAAGGAGAAGATCCCGGCCTACGACATGATTCGCTTCTCGGTGAACATCATGCGTGGCTGCTTCGGCGGCTGCACTTTCTGCTCGATCACCGAGCACGAAGGCCGCATCATCCAGAACCGTTCCGAAGAGTCGATCATTCGCGAGATCGAAGAGATCCGCGACAAGGTGCCCGGCTTTACCGGCGTGATCTCCGACCTCGGCGGGCCGACCGCAAACATGTACCGCATTGCCTGCAAGAGCCCGGAAATCGAATCTGCGTGCCGCAAGCCGTCGTGCGTGTTCCCGGGCATCTGCCCGAACCTGAACACCGACCACTCGTCGCTGATCCAGCTGTACCGCAGCGCCCGTGCGTTGCCGGGTGTGAAGAAGATCCTGATCGCCTCCGGCCTGCGCTACGACCTCGCTGTCGAGTCGCCGGAATACGTCAAGGAGCTGGTGACCCACCACGTCGGTGGTTACCTCAAGATCGCCCCGGAGCATACCGAGGAAGGTCCGCTCAACCAGATGATGAAACCGGGCATCGGCAGCTATGACAAGTTCAAGCGCATGTTCGAGAAGTACACCAAGGAAGCGGGCAAGGAGCAGTACCTGATCCCGTACTTCATCGCCGCCCACCCGGGCACCACCGATGAAGACATGATGAACCTGGCCCTGTGGCTCAAGGGCAACGGCTTCCGCGCCGACCAGGTGCAGGCGTTCTACCCCTCGCCAATGGCCACCGCCACTGCGATGTACCACTCGGGCAAGAACCCGCTGCGCAAGGTCACCTACAAGAGCGATGCGGTGACCATCGTCAAGAGTGAAGAGCAGCGCCGTCTGCACAAGGCGTTCCTGCGCTACCACGATCCGAAAGGCTGGCCGATGCTGCGTGAAGCGCTGACCCGCATGGGCCGCGCCGACCTGATCGGGCCGGGCAAGGACCAACTGATTCCGCTGCACCAGCCGAGCACCGACAGCTACCAGAGCGCGCGTCGCAAGAACTCGACGCCGGCCGGCAGCCACAAGGTCGCCAGGGAAACCACCACCAAAATCCTCACCCAGCACACCGGCCTGCCACCGCGTGGCAGCGACGGCAGCAACCCGTGGGACAAGCGCGAGCAAGCCAAGGCGGCGGCGCAGGCGCGCAACAAACAGGCGGCGAAGGAACGTACCGATGCGGCCAAGGGCAAAGGCGGCAAGCCTGTGCGCAAGCCGGTGGTGCCGCGTTGA
- a CDS encoding circularly permuted type 2 ATP-grasp protein, which produces MSDLLDRYPLTPGTYHELLDDSGAVRAHWQRLLDHLQRSTPAQLAQRQALLTRQIQENGVTYNVYADPKGADRPWELDLLPHVLAADEWQHLSAGIAQRARLLNAVLADLYGPQRLIKEGLLPAELVFGHNNFLWPCQGIQPPDGAFLHLYAVDLARTPDGRWWVTADRTQAPSGAGYALENRTIVSRAFPDLYRDLQVQHLTGFFRTLQETLARQAPGDNQPPLIVLLTPGRFNESYFEHLYLARQLGYPLVEGGDLTVRDSTVFLKTLSGLRRVHAIMRRLDDDFCDPLELRTDSALGVPGLLDAVRQGNVLVANALGSGVLESPGLLGFLPKINEFLFGEALILPSIATWWCGEAPVLAEALEKLPQLLIKPAFPSQSFAPVFGRDLNAEQRQALADRMRARPYAYVAQELAQLSQAPVWHTVEDHLQHRAIGMRVYAVASDDGYRVLPGGLTRVAAEADAEVVSMQRGGASKDTWVLGERAPGGEQWRAQRVIGAHDLVRRDPYLPSRVVENLFWFGRYCERCDDSARWLRIVLARYVDGDDPLALQAAVELGESLRLLPEEGELPERLLAALLGDDWPSSLRANLQRLQWAASQVRGKLSRENWQALVELQREAMELERETPDFGELLDFLNRLVMSLAALSGFALDDMTRDEGWRFLMMGRRVERLQFLSSSLAAFLRGVAVFEQAGLEWLLELGNSNITYRSRYLAVPQLIPVLDLLLLDEQNPHAVLFQLKLVSRTLRRLNDDFGVPRETGLGALVEQLARFDLGCLENPLFGESGVRAALDGLADLLQAVADESGQVSDRLALRHFAHVDDVSQQTVSV; this is translated from the coding sequence ATGTCCGATTTGCTCGACCGTTACCCGCTGACTCCGGGCACCTATCACGAACTGCTGGATGACAGCGGCGCAGTGCGTGCCCATTGGCAGCGCCTGCTCGACCACCTGCAACGCAGCACGCCAGCCCAACTGGCCCAGCGCCAGGCATTGCTGACCCGGCAGATCCAGGAAAACGGCGTGACCTACAACGTCTACGCCGACCCCAAAGGCGCCGATCGCCCATGGGAACTGGACCTGTTGCCCCACGTGCTGGCCGCTGACGAGTGGCAGCACCTGTCGGCCGGCATTGCCCAGCGGGCGCGCCTGCTCAATGCCGTGCTCGCCGACCTCTATGGCCCGCAGCGCCTGATCAAGGAAGGCCTGCTGCCCGCCGAGCTGGTATTCGGTCACAACAACTTCCTGTGGCCGTGCCAGGGTATCCAGCCACCGGACGGAGCTTTCCTGCACCTGTACGCCGTGGACCTGGCCCGCACGCCGGATGGACGCTGGTGGGTGACGGCCGATCGAACCCAGGCCCCGTCGGGCGCCGGCTATGCCCTGGAAAACCGCACCATCGTGTCCCGCGCCTTCCCGGATCTTTACCGTGACTTGCAGGTGCAACACCTCACCGGATTCTTTCGCACACTCCAGGAAACCCTGGCCCGCCAGGCGCCCGGCGATAACCAGCCACCGCTGATCGTGCTGCTGACGCCGGGGCGCTTCAACGAAAGCTATTTCGAACACCTCTACCTCGCGCGTCAGCTCGGCTACCCCCTGGTGGAAGGCGGCGACCTCACCGTGCGCGACAGCACCGTGTTTCTCAAGACCCTCAGTGGCCTGCGCCGCGTTCACGCAATCATGCGGCGCCTGGATGACGACTTCTGCGACCCCCTGGAGCTGCGCACCGATTCGGCCCTCGGCGTCCCCGGCCTGCTCGATGCCGTGCGCCAGGGCAATGTGCTGGTGGCCAATGCCTTGGGCAGCGGCGTGCTGGAGTCCCCGGGCCTGCTTGGCTTCCTGCCGAAGATCAATGAGTTTTTATTTGGCGAAGCGCTGATCCTGCCGTCCATCGCCACCTGGTGGTGCGGCGAGGCGCCGGTGCTGGCCGAGGCGTTGGAGAAGCTGCCGCAGTTGTTGATCAAACCGGCGTTCCCTTCGCAGAGTTTCGCCCCGGTGTTCGGTCGCGACCTGAACGCCGAACAACGCCAGGCCCTGGCCGACCGCATGCGCGCCAGGCCCTACGCCTATGTTGCCCAGGAGCTGGCGCAGCTGTCTCAGGCGCCGGTGTGGCACACCGTGGAAGACCATTTGCAACACCGCGCCATCGGCATGCGCGTGTACGCCGTGGCCAGTGACGACGGCTACCGTGTGCTGCCCGGCGGCCTGACCCGCGTAGCCGCCGAAGCCGATGCCGAAGTGGTGTCGATGCAACGCGGTGGAGCGAGCAAGGACACCTGGGTACTCGGCGAACGTGCGCCCGGTGGCGAGCAATGGCGCGCCCAGCGCGTGATTGGCGCGCACGACCTGGTGCGCCGCGATCCGTATCTGCCGTCGCGGGTGGTGGAGAACCTGTTCTGGTTTGGCCGTTATTGCGAGCGTTGCGATGATAGCGCGCGCTGGCTGCGTATCGTGCTGGCGCGCTATGTCGACGGCGACGACCCGCTGGCCTTGCAGGCGGCGGTCGAGCTGGGCGAGAGCCTGCGGCTGTTGCCGGAAGAGGGCGAGTTGCCCGAACGCTTGCTGGCCGCCTTGCTCGGCGATGACTGGCCCTCGAGCCTGCGCGCCAATTTGCAGCGCTTGCAGTGGGCGGCGTCCCAGGTACGCGGCAAGTTGTCCCGGGAAAACTGGCAGGCCCTGGTGGAGCTGCAACGCGAAGCCATGGAATTGGAGCGTGAAACCCCGGACTTCGGCGAGTTGCTGGACTTCCTCAACCGTCTGGTGATGTCCTTGGCGGCACTGTCTGGGTTTGCCCTGGACGATATGACCCGCGACGAGGGCTGGCGCTTCTTGATGATGGGCCGGCGTGTCGAGCGCCTGCAGTTCCTGAGCAGCAGCCTTGCCGCGTTCCTGCGCGGGGTGGCGGTATTCGAGCAGGCCGGGCTGGAATGGTTGCTGGAACTGGGCAACAGCAACATCACCTACCGCTCGCGCTACCTGGCGGTGCCGCAACTGATTCCGGTGCTCGACCTGTTGTTGCTTGACGAGCAGAACCCCCATGCGGTGCTGTTCCAGCTCAAGCTGGTGAGCCGCACCTTGCGTCGCTTGAACGATGATTTCGGCGTGCCACGGGAAACCGGCCTGGGAGCGTTGGTGGAACAGTTGGCGCGTTTCGATCTGGGATGCCTGGAGAACCCGCTGTTCGGCGAATCCGGCGTGCGCGCCGCGTTGGACGGCCTGGCCGACCTGCTGCAAGCGGTCGCCGATGAAAGCGGGCAAGTGTCGGACCGCCTGGCCCTGCGCCACTTTGCCCATGTGGATGATGTCAGCCAGCAAACGGTGTCGGTGTGA
- a CDS encoding NAD synthetase → MSNPLLSIGMDSNRSQFMARQRIESQINLPRLFAAIDADPGIVGAGVVYIDADFNVITLREFKPICSIQPKRIILREAQKYVAPTQFAQHVTSNPRESRLIGEAVNTGISCLGAVISWAAIASGTLLVPFSAGASSVVVVIGYAAAGASSLQCINGLARTTLEVAKPEVNDWLDSEGWYQNASIVLDATSLVGVGASALTTVKLVRAAKASTGKSLRDVLRGLNRQERARLTKELLSINHPSLTAKMLKLKQASGELTKRFTPTQLKHGTTTQIKDALSAVVGFGGSAYSGNVNTIAIGLYEEVKEWAN, encoded by the coding sequence ATGAGCAACCCCCTGCTCAGCATCGGCATGGACTCCAACCGCTCCCAGTTCATGGCGCGCCAGCGTATTGAAAGTCAGATCAACCTGCCGCGCCTGTTCGCAGCTATCGATGCTGACCCCGGCATCGTTGGCGCAGGCGTCGTCTACATCGATGCCGACTTCAACGTCATTACCCTGCGCGAATTCAAGCCCATTTGCAGCATCCAGCCCAAGCGCATCATCCTGCGGGAGGCGCAGAAGTACGTTGCCCCGACACAATTTGCTCAACATGTGACGAGCAACCCTAGAGAGTCCAGGCTGATCGGCGAGGCCGTGAACACCGGAATCTCTTGTCTGGGCGCTGTCATCAGTTGGGCTGCAATTGCCAGCGGTACCCTGCTGGTGCCGTTCAGCGCCGGCGCCAGTTCCGTCGTGGTGGTGATCGGGTACGCGGCGGCGGGCGCGAGTTCGCTGCAATGCATCAATGGCCTTGCCCGCACGACGCTTGAGGTGGCCAAGCCCGAGGTCAACGATTGGCTCGACAGTGAAGGCTGGTACCAGAATGCATCCATTGTGCTCGACGCAACGTCGCTGGTCGGCGTGGGCGCTTCGGCCCTGACGACGGTCAAGCTGGTCAGGGCCGCCAAAGCCTCGACGGGCAAGAGCCTGCGTGATGTGCTTCGCGGTTTGAATCGCCAGGAAAGAGCCAGGCTGACCAAAGAGCTGCTGAGCATCAACCATCCCAGCCTGACCGCGAAGATGCTCAAGTTGAAGCAGGCGTCGGGCGAACTCACCAAGCGTTTCACCCCTACGCAGCTCAAGCACGGCACAACGACTCAGATCAAGGATGCCCTGAGCGCAGTCGTAGGGTTCGGCGGCAGTGCCTACTCCGGAAACGTCAATACCATCGCGATCGGGTTGTACGAGGAAGTAAAAGAATGGGCGAACTGA